Below is a genomic region from Panthera tigris isolate Pti1 chromosome E1, P.tigris_Pti1_mat1.1, whole genome shotgun sequence.
ACAcaggaaaatggaagaatatgCATGAATAGTTAATAGTAATTATTCCTGGGTAACCCATagaatttaatcttttaaataattaatgtgAGCATATGGCATAAAATTCAAGGCACGAAAGGACATTCAGAGAATAaggcttcctcctccttctcccagtcTGTTTCCCCACTCCAAGGTCAACTACTATTAGCTGTTCAGTGAAGATGGTGgtgttaatctttatttatttatttatgatggGTGTTAATCTTTAAATACTGTGATAGAGAGTACTTTTTCGAGGAGACTGTTCTGCCTGTAGTACTGAAACATTCATGTTACCAAATGTTATAGATAGGACAACGCTCCTATCCCCTTCATAAGTAACCACAATATTGGTCTTGGCCACGAGATACAGGAAGTAAAATTgtgttactttctttttcaaagaaaaaagaggactTACAGGCACCAAAGAACAACTagcagatttaaaaagaaagaacaaaaagaaatctccacaaaacaacaaaaggcTAGATCATCTCTAACAGAACGAGAACTCTGTGGGCTCCAATTTGGAAACAAGAACAAACCCCTCTCTTTAATACAGTAGTGTCTTCATAGATATTTTTGCTATAgggaaaattgcttttaaaaaatatttttaaaaaatatttattttcgacagagagagagagagagagagagagagtgagtaggggagaggtagagagagagggagacacagaatctgaagcaggctccaggctctgagctgtcagcacacagcctgacatggggctcaaactcacgaactgtgagatcataacctggaccaaggtcagtcacttaaccgactgagccacccaggcgcccctagggaaAATTGCTTTTGAAGGTTTAGCTTATTCATTAAATTCAGGATGTATTTTTCGCAGTCAACTagatggcgtgtgtgtgtgtgtgtgtgtgtgtgtgtgtgtgtgtgaaataaaagGCAGCCTGAGTTCCGTTCAGGTGCTTACCACCTACTCTGAGGAGACAAGGTACCACATATAACTGTTATACCATTAATTCTAAAGCATGATAAAGCAAATGTCAgaacgtggggtgcctgggtgcatGCTACTGAACACAGaggacacaacacacacacatccacatagGCTTTTTACCTGAGTGGTTAAAATATCACTCTGAGAGGACACCCCTGAACAGTCTTCAGAGAGGCTTGTTTCACTCTCGTACCCAGATGCCGCTTCACCttaaatgatgataaaaatagcTTCAGATGTGAAAACAGCACATACTGCAACTCGTATCCTTCTCTTCCCATTGGTGGGACAAATTTCACTTTCATGTCATGCAAAATGATTACATTCCTTGTTTTGGGACACCTGAATTTCCTATTGGAAATCATAACAATGAAAACTAGAAACAAGTCCCCCAACAATTATATCTCATTCAAACAGAGATGTTCTAGCTGGGTAAAGGACTTTTAAGGAAAGGCACCTTAGGAGGAACATGTATAAAGTTTAAGAAGCAGTTACTTTAGTTGCACTTGTAAACTTGTCAACTATACTCTCCCAAAAGGCATCAACATGTAGCTCATTTCTATACTACAGATGGTGGCAAACACAAAAACCTGGTTCCAATACCTAAGTTTGAATCCACACTCTGCTCTTCTTCGTGATTATCCTCTTCCAGGCCAGGTTCCCTTTCATCATCATATGAAACCAATTCCTCATCACTCAGAACGTCCACATTTTTGGACTGATGCCTCACTTGTTTGGAAGGAGGATCAAACATCAAGAAAGGATCCTGGGTATTTGTATTAACAGCCGAGTCTTCCGATGCACTGCACTGTGAAGAAAATAAGCTACCGGAACACCTCGCTTCCTCACTAAGGTGATGTTCCTGGGACTCCTTTGCTGATGTTACCTGGTTACTGCAGTCATGTAAGCTATCCTTCAATGATTCTAGGTTCGCCCCTGTTTTCTTAGACAGACCCTCCGTGGCAATGGCATTATGGCTGGTAGACTGAGAAGGTATACTGGTTGCTTTACCAAATAGTAAGTGTTGGAAGCAGGGAAGCTCTTCCTCCTCACTAGACACGTTCTCTTCTGAGGACTGTAACTTCCTGGTCTCTGTTTGGTGACCCTGAGCCAGATGTGTATGGTCTAAAGGGCTAGGGCTCCTTCTGAATTCTCCTTTCTGGACACTCTTGCCAAAAACAGCAGATCTTTCCTTAGCACTTTCAGCAAAGctgatttttccctttatttcagcACCATTTAATAGATCATTGGGTGTCTCAGAACAAACCTGAGAAGCACGGCTACTTTCCATAGGTTGTTCTACATTATCGGAAATTAGACATGGAGAAAAATCTGCATTAACAGACTGAACTactccttcattttctccttgccttttcatttctggACATTTACAATTACTTATAGGAAGACTTTGCTCATAGACTTCAGGTTGCATAAGACCTAACCTGAGCATAGCACTTAACTTAGGTCCTCGGTTTCTACCCAGTTCTGTTTGAATGTTTTCACCACTGGAACCTACTTCATTAATGCTAGAGCCTACTTCATTAGCACTGGAACCTACTTCATTAACACTGCTTGAGCTAACttctttaaaagtgttttctctAATGTTATTTTGGCTAATTGTGCTCACTGTACTTTGAATGACGCTCTCATTTCCCACGGCTCTTCCAGGTGACATTGAACGCTGCTCAAACTTTTCCTCTGACAGGTTTTTCTTACATACAGCATTAACAGATGATCTGATGGGAGAAAGTGGTGGTATATGATAAGGATTTTTTGAAATGTCATGGTTATTTGCAATAAAGAGTTCAGTTTCATTGCCTCTGAACTGAGATGACTGACAGAGCCCAGGGACTCCTTTTATGCTACATTTGGCATAATCACCTGGCTTCTCCACTTTCTGACTGACTGCAGAAAAGCCTGCAGTTGCACGGACTGCCTGCACGTGCTTGATTTCAGACTGTTTCTTtccctgattttcttctttttgttcatATTCAAGAGCAACTTTTGGACTTTGTTTCCTTAAGGACGTGGAACGGGCCCAGACTGTAGCACATTCCTTTTCTGGATTTCCTGGATTTGAAAACAGAGCAAATGACTGACGTTTTGAAACCTTGAACGTATTGTATAAATACTGCGTATCGAGttcattctcttccatttctatACTTGTCTCCTGAGTATGGTTATCTTCACGTCTCAGAGGATCTGTAAAACCCTCTGTGCCATTTCTAGTATCTTTGGAACAACCATGGATAGCTTCCTTGGGGTTTTCAATTACTGCACACAGACTCACATGTTGATTTGGTGCTGTTTTTGCCTTCCCTAGGGTGTCAGCTTCCAGTAATGAGATACTATCCTGAGTGCCATAATCGGCATCAGGTACCAATGAAATACTGGTACTCTCTATAGATCTTTCAGTTTGCAAACTTCTTCCTCCACTCGATACCAGCTCTTTGGGATCTCTGGTCCTATCAGACACGTGAATCGTTCCTCGGCTCTCTTCTAGTTCTTCTCTTTGAATGCCAGGGTTGACAAACTCTTGAAGTGTATTAGAACTTGAACAGTTAGTAAAAACCCCAGGTATGTTTGTTAAATTTAGCTCTGGAAAAGTGTTACTGgcaagtcttttatttatttgttcatttggctTGTTACGCTTCTTGGCTCCAGGTGCAGGTTCTTTATTTTCCACGAGTTGAAGTGTTTTGCTGTGTCTGACTAGCATTTGTTCCGAACTTTTTCTTTTCACCATCTCTTCACTGCTAGAACAGCTATCAATCTGTAGTTCGGTATGATCAGGTGGGCTTGGATTTCTATTGACTACTAATTCCAGCGCATGCATGTGCCTGGTAGAGGACTTCCTCCTCAGCCTGTTCTCCTTAGGTGCCCTTGAACTGTGGCTATTTAATTCTGATTCCATATTACTTATACTGCTGCTTATTGGTTCAGCTTTGGTTCTAAAAGCAGATTCTTTTTCCAATGATTCTGTTGGCTtagcatttttctctttctgaacatAATCACCTTTTGTCCCATTCTCAGGACCATTATTTGTTATATTCATCACATGACCATTTTGCCCTATTCGATCAGTTCCCTCAATTAGCTTTTCAGGAGTCTTTTGAACAATGGCCAAATctactttcttgataaaatcctCAGGATGAAGGCCTGCTGTAGATCTCCTTTTACgctttgttttatttgtgagGGGATGGGCTTGTGTTATCTGAGGTTCTATAGCACATGCTCCTATAATGAGATCTTCACTTGTGTGGCTCAAATTAGGAAGGCTTGCCTTCCTCCGATAggttttcccaaatattttatcttcaataTTACTCTCTACTGGTTTGGTGTGGACTCTTTCACTTTCACATATCAAAGCATCATGAGGATCACTGGCCATTAAGTCTATTTTCTCAGAAGAACCAGAATATCCATCCACTTCATTTGGAACTTCTACTGCACCAGCTACTCCAGGATTCGATTCAGATCCCCCATCATGTGAGTCATCAGAAGTTAACATTTCATCACTTCTGGAAAACCACTCGTTAACTTTCTGTATGCTACTATTCAGTGTTATCCAAGGTACATCTTGGGAATCTCTAGGACTGTCAGAGCATGGAGATTTCTGCTTACTCAGTTTTCTCCTACACAGGGGATCAGCATTCAGAACTACCTTTTTCTCTGTGCTGGGAGTCTGCCTATCATTACGTGTTTCCTTACTTTCAGCCCATCTGCTCTGTTGGCTCCTTGCTACGCCAGGCTGTTTGCTTTCATTACAGAATTCAGCCTTTTCTACATTCATTCTGTCTTTAGTGAGTAATAAACTGCTGTTCTCATGCTGTAATGAGCTGGCATGAGTATTTGTGGCACATGGCTCCACATGCAAGTTTGAAACAGAAATACCCTGATACTTTTCTGGATGCTTTTCAGTTGCATGCTTCTCAGTGGTGGTCAAATCTTTATTACTGGGTTGACGATGTTCAATATTTGTTATCTCCTCAGAAAATTCACAAGAGgctgaaaggatacaaaaacaaggtGCTTAAAAACTGAATTATCATGAAAAAATAATGTCCTTCATACAACTTGCAGGATAGAAATAAAGCAACTGGCTATTTTTAGAGAAACTAACCTCATAAACCACCAAATATACTGAAGATGTAGCTCATGCCCTTTCccagaatttctatttatctAGATTCTCCTTATTTCCACTCaagatacttaaaattttaatttcagaattccCCTTATTCATAAAACATACCTCCTACTTCTGTAACCTCTGACAATGAACTTAAAGCAGACTGGGCATCAGACATACAGTGCTCTATCTTCAGATTCATACTCTATTTAAATACCAGTATACAAAAGGTGAAATATAAACAtatcaattaaaagtaaaaggcaacaaTCAGTTACACAGGCTACTATTATAATCACATCAGTCTAGTGCCATTGAAATAGATCAGGCTGTACCatgacatttgaaaaagaaagatattctaACTCTGCCAAGAGATGTTGTGAATTATAAATGTCCCAAATGGTCTTCAGAATAATCTAATTACAGTACTGAATCCACCCATTCTCTCTTCATTGACCATTAAGTTGGGAAGACTTGTCATTACCCTTTTTTGCAGGATTCAAACTGGCTTCAGCTCTGGCTCCTTGAGGGGTGATTCCTAACAATTCGTCATCTCCCACACTATAGAGAAGAGATAGAAGCCTTAATGCAAAATGCTAGTTACATGCTCACAGAGTTGTCAAATGAGCAAGATCAAGTATTTTAGCTCCTCTAGGTACTATTGCAATAAGCTGATCAATTTAATTCACTTTCTGAAATTTGCTCTTTCCTTTAGTAACTTCCAGTTATAGTGAAATGGTCAAAGACTAAAGAAGGAAACACATTCACAAAAATCAGAGTAGTGTGGATACATTGCTTTACGGATGTGCAAAAGAGAACCAAAATTTAAATGGTAGCCGAACAACAGCCAAAAGATGGTAGAGAAAAATAcccaatgaaatttaaaagtgtatgttaatgaggggcacctgggtggctcaattggttaagtgtccgactttggctcaggtcatgatctcacagttcacaagttcaagccctgtgtcgggctctgtgctgacagctcagagcctggagcctgctacagattctgtgtctccatctctttctgcccctcccttgctcgtgctctgtctctcaaagaaaatgaataggggcgcctgggtggctcagtcggttaagcgtccgacttcaactcaggtcacgatctcgcggtccatgagttcgagcccagcgttgggctctgggctgatggctcagagcctggagcctgcttcggattctgtgtctccctctctctctgcccctccccccgttcatgctctgtctctctctgtctcaaaaataaatgttaaaaaaaaaaaactaaaaaaaaaaaaaaaaagaataaatgttaaaaaaaaatatttttttaagtgtatcttaTTGAGAACGCAAGAGCAAAGATATTTAAACAAAGAGAGAGCACTGGGATGGAGTAGACACTCCAATAGAATGCAACACTGCCTCTGTGCTTCTTTTCCAACTAAAAATCATTTCCTCCCAATTGAGAGATTAGGAAAAAGTCATTCGTAAACAAGATCTGATTGGCAATGACAATCACCATAGATCACCAAAGCCACCACAGATCTTAGAGTCAGGCAATAATTCCTAAGGAAAGTAATTTGACAGGTAACCCAATTGGGGTGGCTTGTAGATTACTGTAGAACTGATGTAGACAAAGCTTAAGGGATAGATGgaattaaggaagagaaaaagaattgaaaattaaGTCCTTTAGTATTTTCATGAGCCAAAATTACCACTGTGTCAATACTACTGTTCAAGGAACTAAGTTAGAAATGACCATGGGCTGGAAGCAAGTTTGATTGGAGTTCTGTTATTTTAAACTCTACTAAGATAGGCTTTCTcagctataaaaacaaacaaccatcAAGGTCTATTCCAATGCTATGATCCTAATCGAAACACCAATCCTTAATACtaattaaacaaacacaaaaatgccGGCTTCATAGACAAACGCTCTCTTCAACTCACCTGAAATAACTTGCCTTATTCACTGTATCTTCAGAAGAATCAGATCCTAAAAAATTCCCCAGATGACCAATcaataaaaggatttttattaaAAGGGCTAAACTCAATAAATGTACTTGTTGCAAAACagatattcaagaaatattactGCACACTCACTATACACAAAATTTGCAGGCACAATGATACATATGGCAGCCAACACAGAGACGTAGTTACAAACACAGGATCTGACACCAGAATTCCTAAGGTTGAATCACAGCTCTGCCCCTTGCTAGTTTTGTTATCTTGGCAAAATGTCTTCACTTCTGTGTGCCTttatttcctcatgtgtaaaataagtataataatatTAACAACCTCAGAAGTTTGTCATGCATTTTAAATGAGTTATACAAATAAAGCCCAACAGTGCCTAGACCACATAAGTGGTCCTAAATATTCACTATTATagttactttgtttatttttatgacacaACATCTGTTGTCTTGGAACTTATGATCCTAAGACGGGAAAAGATTTACAAGTAATTTCAAGAGAATCTGGTAAGTGTGATGGTAAACATACAGTGGTGTTTGGGAGCCCAAAGACGACCGGTCATTCTTTCCCATTATAAAAACGTTCTAAAAGATAAGACAATCAGAGACCTGTTTGAACTGAGCTTGGCTTCTTAAAAGTCTTCCTAACCTAGTATAATGTATCTTGGATCCCTCTAAATGCTGTGGCCATCCCATTAGGTTATTTCTTATCCCTACTCTCCATCCTTCCAAAGCATATTTACACATGCTAGACAGccttccttttgctctttttataaaataagagtcTTCAAGGTGAGAGCTGCATCTTTTACATTATTTAGAACACACCATAAGgctggaaaaataatattttattttcactttccaaAGCTCCCTGCCATTGTACAAATTATGAGGATTTGGTATAACTATaagacaaataatccagcaaCTATTACTCTAAATTTACAAAATCTGTGTCTCTTACCCAATTCAATGTAGACAGACTTATTCTGTGGTTGTATCTGCTGCTTTGTCCTCAGAGATCTCACAATTCCAAAGTTAGAGAGTTGGACACTAAGACTGGTTTCCTGCTAAGCAGTAAAGAATGATCAACTATTTGTTGGCCagtcctgtgtttcttttcttaaagagaaacTCCAGGCCATGGACAAAATAGACGATCATAATTAGCTAACATATGACACCTGGAAAAAAACACTTGGCAAATTGCACATCAAAATGTACGAGTTATGTGTGGTTTGagtattttttcctctctctgttgttttaaacttCTCTAAACTGAATGTTTTATCTATGTCATTTTTTGaagtaaagaaaaacagattttgaatCTAATACTTTATATTATAGCATAGAAAGGGAATGAACTTCATTTAGTACACATCCCCAATCATATGTGATAACAGGGTTATGAATAAAAACCCAGCAATCCTAAGAACATTCAGAATGggtaagaatatttaaaactccAACATTATTCTGATgaaggtttccttctttttgagtCCTTAAACATCTACTGAAAAATGAATGCTGGTACCATGAGAACTATTACTTTAAGATCTACATTATTCATTCATATACAAGCAACAACAGAGCAAATCACTGCATTTTCTCTGACAATTGCATCTTTTAAATTGAAGTAATTTTCAAATggtaaaaactgattttttttccaggcaacttttcaaaggaaacaaattagGACATACTTCCTCATGCCTGGAGAATTACTGTAAgatggttattttaaaaactagcgagtagggtgcctgggtagttcagtcggttaagcgtctgactcagttttggctcaggtcatgatctcctgatttgtgagattaagccccgcgtaggctctgcactgttagagcacagcctgcttgggattccctctctccctctccctctgccccattctctttctctctctcaaaataaataaataaatattagaaaaaaaaaaaaaaaaactagcaagcTTAAAACTTAAAACCATCAGTGACCTTGCGGCTAATTTAGACAagcatcagaatggataaagcactaaagcaggggaagggcccaGAAGGTCTCTCTTGCCCACACTAGGTATAAAGACCTTCTCTTGGCTCTTCTAACTCTTGACCAACCACTTAATTTACCATCTTACCTTGTTTACTGACTTTTTATGTAAATCCACAAGCATCTAGCACCTTCACTAATTCACAACGCTCAATAAACAGATGTtactagaataaatgaaaatggctTTACCAAGCTAGGGTTTTCAGGTTCACTCTGTCGAAGTCTTTTAGCACGGTTTCGATAGCCCATACTTTGGATAATAGAAACCTCCTCCTTCAGATGCTCAGgagagttattttccttttttgaaaagttatagCTGTTTGCAACTGtgaattagaaaggaaaatgttatttttgtagttagaaaaaatatagtaattgtATCAAAGAACCAAGAGAAATTCTGTATATACTGTTTTGTTAAGACAATGCATTCAAGACTacctatcatttttttaatcaactttggaaattctactcctaggaaACACACAGACTGTCAAAgttatttctaatcttttttccCTACCTCAATACTAACAAATTTACCTATTAATACCATATTTCCCTAAATCTAAGATGCCAACAATGCAATATGCACCATTATTTTCTGTACCACTTAGAAAACACATTACATTAAGCACTAACACACCACAGGTGGTAAATTGCTCCCAATTTGGGAgatgtgaaatgtgaaaaatgcaCATCTCAGAACCTATAAAATAAGGGGTGAGACCAGtgggaataatttaaaaaataaatcaacagataAAGATTTAAAGTTAACCTAGACCAAAAGATCTTATTGCTtattcacagaagaaaataattgtgaaaaCTTCCCGAGTTTTAATGGACAACCACTTGAGAACTGGCCCCTAGGGCTATGCAACACTTACACTGCAATCCTGTGTCAAGCTCAAAAGCATGAATGATGTTCAACAGCTCTTCAACAAGTTGACTAAATCTTGTACTTTCCTGTAGGCTTCTGAAATTAAATTGATTGAGAAACATACTCAACAAAGGATGATCAACTTTTAAAGGACACTAAAATAAGGAaagacatgtaaacaaataaagtaaatgtagcaacagtagaaaaattatattcagaGAATACAGCTATTAGTGACATTACATATAATCAAACATCACCCACATCAGAAGGTACGTAGCAGTATCggttgttcttttctctctctctctctctctctctctctctctctctctcttttttggccATTCAAGCCTATCAAAAGCCTATAGCTATCTAAAATAATAGTACTCTGAATCCATAGTAGATATAAGTCTACTGCATAGAGAACTTCCCATTCTTAACACTTGAACCTCATCCACTCAACCTCCTAATTTGAGCTTTCAAGGATCTCTGTGAAATGATGATGACGTTATTTCAAAAGCACAGATGATAATGTCCGAAGAGAGATTTTGGTTTAGGAAAGTTGTAGGGcaatataattcatttatttaaatatctctgtgactactatgtgccaaacactgaaAAAACAGTGTTGACTGAGACAGAAAAAGCCAGTGCCCCAAAAGAACTTACATTCTGACCAGAGGGACCCACAATATGTAAACACACAGTGTGTGCGTAAATAATTAAGTGGAaacaaatgcaagaaaaataaaagcaggaccAGGAGACAATGAGGGCAAAATGATATAGTCCCACTTTAGATAAGACTACAAGTTCTTGTGCCATTCAGAAGCATTAGAAAGAGGCAATGAATTCCTAATACCTTTATAAGACAGATATACAATAAAACTTTCAAGAAAATgactttagaaataatttattctgTCAGCTGAATATCCATTTGTACATTTTTCTAGTGATGAATAGTTTGACAGGAACACCAATATATTATTAAGGAATTTCTACTTTTCCCTACTGTTGTTGCATCCAACCTCCCATCACTACCCAAATCAGATACCTTTTGGTTATATCATTCTTACACAAAGGACACTGTGAAGGCCCTTTCCTCTGGTTGAGAAGTTTCAGcatacaaaatctataaattataaggaatgaaaagaacacttcaagttactttttttttgtacagaGAGTACTCAAAAGGCAAACAGCCATGAAAAGATAATCTCACCACTGCCCTTAAGAGCCATTTTCAAGGTAATGGCAGGTGAATTACAACCAATGgctttctttaattgtttttagaTGCTGCATAAGCAGAAAACCAAACTACATAAGCAACGATCTATGAAAACTGAACTTACATGCATATGGCTTGCTGTTATGatcaaataaaacatattaaaaagttaatatggCATATTTAGTGATATATTCATAATTACATCATGCTGCATAATTAGATATAAGTGGTAAATAGTTTAAAACAATTGTAATTAGTTTAAAAACTCAGCACATcgctacaaagctatagtaaatcaagacagtgtgatattggcataaggacagacatatatATCGATGAAACAGAATTGAGAGTACAGAAAAACCCATGTAGCTaaggtcaattgattttcaacaatgaTTTTCACCAAgacaattaaatagaaaaaaaaaaaacagtcaacaaaTACCAACAAATAGTGCTAGGACAACtaaatattcacatgcaaaaagaaGAAGCTAAACTcctaatatataatacaaaaaaattaattcaaatggatCACAGAATTAAATGtgagaactaaaactataaatctttatgaccttgggttaagcaatgatttctttctttttttgagagaaagagcacgagagCGAGcttgtgcatgtgagcaggggaggggctgagggggagagagggtgaaagagagagagagagagagagagagagagagagagagagagagagagagaatcttaagcaggctccacactgggtgtgaagcctgacacaggactcgatctcacaaccatgagatctaagccacccaggcgactgagccacccgcacGTCCCagcaatgatttcttaaatacacaaataaacaaagaaaatgtccAGATACACTGGACTGtatgaaacttaaaaacttttgtgctacAAATACCATGAAGAAAGTGAAAGGCCAAttcacaaaatgggagaaaatatttgcaaatcttttaTCTGTTAAGAGACTTGTATTCaggatatacaaagaactcttacaactcaataataaacacagaaataacCCAActgaaaaattggcaaaggatttgaatagacattatctccaaaggagatatacaaacagtcaataagcacatgaaaagatgttcaatattatTAGCCATTAggagaatgcaaatcaaagccacaatgagatgctACTTTACGTCCACTAGGATGACTATACTCAAAAATAAGTACTacagaagatgtggagaaactcaaatcctcattcattgctggtgggaatagaaAACAaggcagccactttggaaaagtttggcaattccttaaaatattaaagagttaCCATAGGACTCTGCAACTCTACTCGTAGGTTTCTTCCctggggaaatgaaaacataagtccacacaaaacctgtacacaaatgttcagagcagcattattcataatagccaagaagcagaaacaatccaaatgtccataactgatgaataaatagataaaacgtGGTATATCcactcaatggaatattattcagccataaaaaagaacaaagtactaGGGTGCCTGCTTGggtaagcatgtgactcttaatctcagggttttgagtttgagccccacattgggtatagagattacttaaagataaaatctttataattttttaaaaatatttatttgaaagagtgagagcaagcaagagcaggagagagacagacagagagggagacaaagaatccaaagcagggtctgggctgacagcagagaacccgatatggggctggaactcacaaaccatgagattatgacctgagccgaagtcagatgcttaatcgactgagccacccaggtgaccctaaaatctttatttttttactttttttaaaaaaagtagctGCCATgcttaatgtggggcttgaactcatgatcctgagatcaagtcacatgctctactgactgagccagccaggcatcctgaaaattaaatcttttttatttttattttttaaatttatatatttttga
It encodes:
- the BRCA1 gene encoding breast cancer type 1 susceptibility protein isoform X1, with product MDLSADRVEEVQSVLNAMQKILECPICLELIKEPVSTKCDHIFCKFCMLKLLNQRKGPSQCPLCKNDITKRSLQESTRFSQLVEELLNIIHAFELDTGLQFANSYNFSKKENNSPEHLKEEVSIIQSMGYRNRAKRLRQSEPENPSLQETSLSVQLSNFGIVRSLRTKQQIQPQNKSVYIELGSDSSEDTVNKASYFSVGDDELLGITPQGARAEASLNPAKKASCEFSEEITNIEHRQPSNKDLTTTEKHATEKHPEKYQGISVSNLHVEPCATNTHASSLQHENSSLLLTKDRMNVEKAEFCNESKQPGVARSQQSRWAESKETRNDRQTPSTEKKVVLNADPLCRRKLSKQKSPCSDSPRDSQDVPWITLNSSIQKVNEWFSRSDEMLTSDDSHDGGSESNPGVAGAVEVPNEVDGYSGSSEKIDLMASDPHDALICESERVHTKPVESNIEDKIFGKTYRRKASLPNLSHTSEDLIIGACAIEPQITQAHPLTNKTKRKRRSTAGLHPEDFIKKVDLAIVQKTPEKLIEGTDRIGQNGHVMNITNNGPENGTKGDYVQKEKNAKPTESLEKESAFRTKAEPISSSISNMESELNSHSSRAPKENRLRRKSSTRHMHALELVVNRNPSPPDHTELQIDSCSSSEEMVKRKSSEQMLVRHSKTLQLVENKEPAPGAKKRNKPNEQINKRLASNTFPELNLTNIPGVFTNCSSSNTLQEFVNPGIQREELEESRGTIHVSDRTRDPKELVSSGGRSLQTERSIESTSISLVPDADYGTQDSISLLEADTLGKAKTAPNQHVSLCAVIENPKEAIHGCSKDTRNGTEGFTDPLRREDNHTQETSIEMEENELDTQYLYNTFKVSKRQSFALFSNPGNPEKECATVWARSTSLRKQSPKVALEYEQKEENQGKKQSEIKHVQAVRATAGFSAVSQKVEKPGDYAKCSIKGVPGLCQSSQFRGNETELFIANNHDISKNPYHIPPLSPIRSSVNAVCKKNLSEEKFEQRSMSPGRAVGNESVIQSTVSTISQNNIRENTFKEVSSSSVNEVGSSANEVGSSINEVGSSGENIQTELGRNRGPKLSAMLRLGLMQPEVYEQSLPISNCKCPEMKRQGENEGVVQSVNADFSPCLISDNVEQPMESSRASQVCSETPNDLLNGAEIKGKISFAESAKERSAVFGKSVQKGEFRRSPSPLDHTHLAQGHQTETRKLQSSEENVSSEEEELPCFQHLLFGKATSIPSQSTSHNAIATEGLSKKTGANLESLKDSLHDCSNQVTSAKESQEHHLSEEARCSGSLFSSQCSASEDSAVNTNTQDPFLMFDPPSKQVRHQSKNVDVLSDEELVSYDDEREPGLEEDNHEEEQSVDSNLGEAASGYESETSLSEDCSGVSSQSDILTTQQRDTMQDNLIKLQQEMAELEAVLEQHESQPSNSSPALITDSYAPEDLFNPEQNTSEKAVLTSEKSSDCLISQNPESLSADKFQVSLDSSTSKTKEPGMRRSSPSQSRLLDTRQCVHSHSSSLQSTNCLSQKELIKAVDGEELQLTKSEPRDFMEQSYMPRQDLEGTPYFESGISLFSDDPESDLSVDRAPEPVHVSSMPTSTSALKLPQFQVEESAKSTAAVHITNTAGYNKREDIEGKEKPETMSSTKRVNKRISMVASGLTPKELVLVQKFARRHQITLTNVISEETTHVIMKTDAEFVCERTLKYFLGIAGGKWVVSYFWVTQSIKERKMLDEHDFEVRGDVVNGRNHQGPKRARESRDRKIFGGLEICCYGPFTNMPTDQLEWMVRLCGASVVKRPSLFTLSKATHPVVVVQPDAWTEDSGFHAIGQMCEAPVVTREWVLDSVALYQCQELDTYLIPQIPRATADLSQPCV